The proteins below are encoded in one region of Vulpes lagopus strain Blue_001 chromosome 10, ASM1834538v1, whole genome shotgun sequence:
- the FBXO31 gene encoding F-box only protein 31 isoform X3 — translation MKLTQLSYAVPKNTGINPRVKSGRFMKILPDYEHMEYRDVYTCLLHRYRHILGLWQPDIGPYGGLLNVVVDGLFIIGWMYLPPHDPHVDDPMRFKPLFRVHLMERKSATVECMYGHRGPHNGHIQIVKKDEFSTKCNQTDHHRMSGGRQEEFRTWLREEWGRTLEDIFHEHMQELILMKFIYTSQYDNCLTYRRIYLPPSHPDDLIRPGLFKGTYGSHGLEIVMLSFHGKCARGTKITGDPNIPAGQQTVEIDLMHRIQLPDVESLRNFNELSRIVLEVREQVRQEQQQQENGPEDGEGRGQQSPREPQRGPAQPSAELPAEKGGESRDGEAEAAAPPAPEQPAQSGQGQPFVLPVGVSSRNEDYPRTCRMCFYGTGLIAGHGFTSPERTPGVFILFDEDRFGFIWLELKSFSLYSRVQATFQNAEAPSPQAFEEMLKNIQSLTS, via the exons TGCTTCATCGATACAGACACATTCTGGGATTGTGGCAGCCGGACATCGGGCCCTACGGAGGATTGTTGAATGTGGTG GTTGATGGCCTGTTCATCATTGGCTGGATGTACCTGCCTCCTCACGACCCTCATGTGGATGACCCAATGAGATTCAAGCCCTTGTTCAGAGTCCACCTGATGGAGAGAAAGTCTGCCACGGTGGAGTGCATGTATGGCCACAGAGGGCCCCACAATGGCCACATCCAG ATTGTGAAGAAGGACGAATTCTCCACGAAGTGCAACCAGACAGACCACCACAGGATGTCTGGTGGGAGGCAAGAG GAATTCCGAACGTGGCTGAGGGAAGAATGGGGGCGGACACTGGAGGACATTTTCCATGAGCACATGCAGGAACTCATCCTGATGAAGTTTATCTACACGAGTCAGTATGA CAACTGCCTGACCTACCGCCGCATCTACCTCCCGCCCAGCCACCCGGATGACCTCATCAGACCTGGCCTTTTCAAAGGCACCTATGGCAGCCACGGCCTAGAGATTGTTATGCTCAGCTTCCATGGAAAGTGTGCCAGGGGCACGAAGATCACG GGGGACCCCAACATCCCTGCTGGGCAGCAGACAGTGGAGATCGACCTCATGCACCGTATTCAGCTGCCTGATGTGGAGAGCCTCCGCAACTTCAATGAGCTCTCGCGCATCGTCCTGGAGGTTCGGGAGCAGGTCCgtcaggagcagcagcagcaggagaatgGGCCCGAGGACGGTGAGGGCCGAGGCCAGCAGAGTCCCCGAGAGCCCCAGCggggccctgcccagcccagcgCAGAGCTGCCTGCCGAGAAGGGCGGGGAGTCTCGGGATGGAGAGGCCGAGGCTGCAGCTCCACCTGCACCTGAGCAGCCTGCCCagtcagggcaggggcagccgtTCGTGTTGCCTGTGGGCGTGAGCTCGAGGAACGAGGACTATCCCCGCACCTGCAGGATGTG TTTTTATGGCACAGGCCTCATCGCTGGCCATGGCTTCACCAGCCCTGAGCGCACACCTGGGGTCTTCATCTTGTTCGACGAGGACCGCTTCGGGTTCATCTGGTTGGAGCTGAAATCCTTCAGCCTGTACAGCAGGGTACAGGCCACCTTCCAGAACGCAGAGGCGCCATCCCCACAGGCCTTCGAGGAGATGCTCAAGAACATCCAGTCCCTGACTTCCTGA
- the FBXO31 gene encoding F-box only protein 31 isoform X4: protein MERNQGINPRVKSGRFMKILPDYEHMEYRDVYTCLLHRYRHILGLWQPDIGPYGGLLNVVVDGLFIIGWMYLPPHDPHVDDPMRFKPLFRVHLMERKSATVECMYGHRGPHNGHIQIVKKDEFSTKCNQTDHHRMSGGRQEEFRTWLREEWGRTLEDIFHEHMQELILMKFIYTSQYDNCLTYRRIYLPPSHPDDLIRPGLFKGTYGSHGLEIVMLSFHGKCARGTKITGDPNIPAGQQTVEIDLMHRIQLPDVESLRNFNELSRIVLEVREQVRQEQQQQENGPEDGEGRGQQSPREPQRGPAQPSAELPAEKGGESRDGEAEAAAPPAPEQPAQSGQGQPFVLPVGVSSRNEDYPRTCRMCFYGTGLIAGHGFTSPERTPGVFILFDEDRFGFIWLELKSFSLYSRVQATFQNAEAPSPQAFEEMLKNIQSLTS from the exons TGCTTCATCGATACAGACACATTCTGGGATTGTGGCAGCCGGACATCGGGCCCTACGGAGGATTGTTGAATGTGGTG GTTGATGGCCTGTTCATCATTGGCTGGATGTACCTGCCTCCTCACGACCCTCATGTGGATGACCCAATGAGATTCAAGCCCTTGTTCAGAGTCCACCTGATGGAGAGAAAGTCTGCCACGGTGGAGTGCATGTATGGCCACAGAGGGCCCCACAATGGCCACATCCAG ATTGTGAAGAAGGACGAATTCTCCACGAAGTGCAACCAGACAGACCACCACAGGATGTCTGGTGGGAGGCAAGAG GAATTCCGAACGTGGCTGAGGGAAGAATGGGGGCGGACACTGGAGGACATTTTCCATGAGCACATGCAGGAACTCATCCTGATGAAGTTTATCTACACGAGTCAGTATGA CAACTGCCTGACCTACCGCCGCATCTACCTCCCGCCCAGCCACCCGGATGACCTCATCAGACCTGGCCTTTTCAAAGGCACCTATGGCAGCCACGGCCTAGAGATTGTTATGCTCAGCTTCCATGGAAAGTGTGCCAGGGGCACGAAGATCACG GGGGACCCCAACATCCCTGCTGGGCAGCAGACAGTGGAGATCGACCTCATGCACCGTATTCAGCTGCCTGATGTGGAGAGCCTCCGCAACTTCAATGAGCTCTCGCGCATCGTCCTGGAGGTTCGGGAGCAGGTCCgtcaggagcagcagcagcaggagaatgGGCCCGAGGACGGTGAGGGCCGAGGCCAGCAGAGTCCCCGAGAGCCCCAGCggggccctgcccagcccagcgCAGAGCTGCCTGCCGAGAAGGGCGGGGAGTCTCGGGATGGAGAGGCCGAGGCTGCAGCTCCACCTGCACCTGAGCAGCCTGCCCagtcagggcaggggcagccgtTCGTGTTGCCTGTGGGCGTGAGCTCGAGGAACGAGGACTATCCCCGCACCTGCAGGATGTG TTTTTATGGCACAGGCCTCATCGCTGGCCATGGCTTCACCAGCCCTGAGCGCACACCTGGGGTCTTCATCTTGTTCGACGAGGACCGCTTCGGGTTCATCTGGTTGGAGCTGAAATCCTTCAGCCTGTACAGCAGGGTACAGGCCACCTTCCAGAACGCAGAGGCGCCATCCCCACAGGCCTTCGAGGAGATGCTCAAGAACATCCAGTCCCTGACTTCCTGA
- the FBXO31 gene encoding F-box only protein 31 isoform X5 has translation MKILPDYEHMEYRDVYTCLLHRYRHILGLWQPDIGPYGGLLNVVVDGLFIIGWMYLPPHDPHVDDPMRFKPLFRVHLMERKSATVECMYGHRGPHNGHIQIVKKDEFSTKCNQTDHHRMSGGRQEEFRTWLREEWGRTLEDIFHEHMQELILMKFIYTSQYDNCLTYRRIYLPPSHPDDLIRPGLFKGTYGSHGLEIVMLSFHGKCARGTKITGDPNIPAGQQTVEIDLMHRIQLPDVESLRNFNELSRIVLEVREQVRQEQQQQENGPEDGEGRGQQSPREPQRGPAQPSAELPAEKGGESRDGEAEAAAPPAPEQPAQSGQGQPFVLPVGVSSRNEDYPRTCRMCFYGTGLIAGHGFTSPERTPGVFILFDEDRFGFIWLELKSFSLYSRVQATFQNAEAPSPQAFEEMLKNIQSLTS, from the exons TGCTTCATCGATACAGACACATTCTGGGATTGTGGCAGCCGGACATCGGGCCCTACGGAGGATTGTTGAATGTGGTG GTTGATGGCCTGTTCATCATTGGCTGGATGTACCTGCCTCCTCACGACCCTCATGTGGATGACCCAATGAGATTCAAGCCCTTGTTCAGAGTCCACCTGATGGAGAGAAAGTCTGCCACGGTGGAGTGCATGTATGGCCACAGAGGGCCCCACAATGGCCACATCCAG ATTGTGAAGAAGGACGAATTCTCCACGAAGTGCAACCAGACAGACCACCACAGGATGTCTGGTGGGAGGCAAGAG GAATTCCGAACGTGGCTGAGGGAAGAATGGGGGCGGACACTGGAGGACATTTTCCATGAGCACATGCAGGAACTCATCCTGATGAAGTTTATCTACACGAGTCAGTATGA CAACTGCCTGACCTACCGCCGCATCTACCTCCCGCCCAGCCACCCGGATGACCTCATCAGACCTGGCCTTTTCAAAGGCACCTATGGCAGCCACGGCCTAGAGATTGTTATGCTCAGCTTCCATGGAAAGTGTGCCAGGGGCACGAAGATCACG GGGGACCCCAACATCCCTGCTGGGCAGCAGACAGTGGAGATCGACCTCATGCACCGTATTCAGCTGCCTGATGTGGAGAGCCTCCGCAACTTCAATGAGCTCTCGCGCATCGTCCTGGAGGTTCGGGAGCAGGTCCgtcaggagcagcagcagcaggagaatgGGCCCGAGGACGGTGAGGGCCGAGGCCAGCAGAGTCCCCGAGAGCCCCAGCggggccctgcccagcccagcgCAGAGCTGCCTGCCGAGAAGGGCGGGGAGTCTCGGGATGGAGAGGCCGAGGCTGCAGCTCCACCTGCACCTGAGCAGCCTGCCCagtcagggcaggggcagccgtTCGTGTTGCCTGTGGGCGTGAGCTCGAGGAACGAGGACTATCCCCGCACCTGCAGGATGTG TTTTTATGGCACAGGCCTCATCGCTGGCCATGGCTTCACCAGCCCTGAGCGCACACCTGGGGTCTTCATCTTGTTCGACGAGGACCGCTTCGGGTTCATCTGGTTGGAGCTGAAATCCTTCAGCCTGTACAGCAGGGTACAGGCCACCTTCCAGAACGCAGAGGCGCCATCCCCACAGGCCTTCGAGGAGATGCTCAAGAACATCCAGTCCCTGACTTCCTGA
- the FBXO31 gene encoding F-box only protein 31 isoform X6, with protein MYLPPHDPHVDDPMRFKPLFRVHLMERKSATVECMYGHRGPHNGHIQIVKKDEFSTKCNQTDHHRMSGGRQEEFRTWLREEWGRTLEDIFHEHMQELILMKFIYTSQYDNCLTYRRIYLPPSHPDDLIRPGLFKGTYGSHGLEIVMLSFHGKCARGTKITGDPNIPAGQQTVEIDLMHRIQLPDVESLRNFNELSRIVLEVREQVRQEQQQQENGPEDGEGRGQQSPREPQRGPAQPSAELPAEKGGESRDGEAEAAAPPAPEQPAQSGQGQPFVLPVGVSSRNEDYPRTCRMCFYGTGLIAGHGFTSPERTPGVFILFDEDRFGFIWLELKSFSLYSRVQATFQNAEAPSPQAFEEMLKNIQSLTS; from the exons ATGTACCTGCCTCCTCACGACCCTCATGTGGATGACCCAATGAGATTCAAGCCCTTGTTCAGAGTCCACCTGATGGAGAGAAAGTCTGCCACGGTGGAGTGCATGTATGGCCACAGAGGGCCCCACAATGGCCACATCCAG ATTGTGAAGAAGGACGAATTCTCCACGAAGTGCAACCAGACAGACCACCACAGGATGTCTGGTGGGAGGCAAGAG GAATTCCGAACGTGGCTGAGGGAAGAATGGGGGCGGACACTGGAGGACATTTTCCATGAGCACATGCAGGAACTCATCCTGATGAAGTTTATCTACACGAGTCAGTATGA CAACTGCCTGACCTACCGCCGCATCTACCTCCCGCCCAGCCACCCGGATGACCTCATCAGACCTGGCCTTTTCAAAGGCACCTATGGCAGCCACGGCCTAGAGATTGTTATGCTCAGCTTCCATGGAAAGTGTGCCAGGGGCACGAAGATCACG GGGGACCCCAACATCCCTGCTGGGCAGCAGACAGTGGAGATCGACCTCATGCACCGTATTCAGCTGCCTGATGTGGAGAGCCTCCGCAACTTCAATGAGCTCTCGCGCATCGTCCTGGAGGTTCGGGAGCAGGTCCgtcaggagcagcagcagcaggagaatgGGCCCGAGGACGGTGAGGGCCGAGGCCAGCAGAGTCCCCGAGAGCCCCAGCggggccctgcccagcccagcgCAGAGCTGCCTGCCGAGAAGGGCGGGGAGTCTCGGGATGGAGAGGCCGAGGCTGCAGCTCCACCTGCACCTGAGCAGCCTGCCCagtcagggcaggggcagccgtTCGTGTTGCCTGTGGGCGTGAGCTCGAGGAACGAGGACTATCCCCGCACCTGCAGGATGTG TTTTTATGGCACAGGCCTCATCGCTGGCCATGGCTTCACCAGCCCTGAGCGCACACCTGGGGTCTTCATCTTGTTCGACGAGGACCGCTTCGGGTTCATCTGGTTGGAGCTGAAATCCTTCAGCCTGTACAGCAGGGTACAGGCCACCTTCCAGAACGCAGAGGCGCCATCCCCACAGGCCTTCGAGGAGATGCTCAAGAACATCCAGTCCCTGACTTCCTGA